In Eublepharis macularius isolate TG4126 chromosome 4, MPM_Emac_v1.0, whole genome shotgun sequence, the following are encoded in one genomic region:
- the SPRY4 gene encoding protein sprouty homolog 4: protein MEPRMPHNITVVPNSTMVQPLLDSRIPYGRLQHPLTILPIDQMKTTHIENDYIDSPTLAQLAAQKYSRAHHEPTHPPRCEQDITHPWISFSGRPSSISSSSSTSSDQRLLDHMVPAPVTDQSSPRAVRTQPKVVNCKPLDLKGPTSLELDKHFLLCEACGKCKCKECALPRTLPSCWVCNQECLCSAQNLVNYSTCMCLVKGIFYHCTNEDDEGSCADHPCSCSHSNCCARWSFMSALSLVLPCLLCYLPATGCVKLSQRCYDQVSRPGCRCKNTNSVICKTSPEGKVGSRPEKPF from the coding sequence ATGGAGCCTCGAATGCCTCACAACATTACTGTGGTCCCCAATTCCACCATGGTGCAGCCGCTCTTGGACAGCCGTATCCCCTATGGCAGACTTCAGCATCCGCTGACCATTCTGCCAATTGACCAAATGAAGACCACACACATTGAGAATGACTACATTGACAGCCCCACCCTGGCCCAGTTGGCTGCTCAGAAATATTCTAGGGCTCACCACGAACCCACTCACCCACCAAGATGTGAGCAGGACATCACCCACCCATGGATTTCTTTCAGTGGGCGACCCAGTTCtattagtagcagcagcagcacatcTTCAGATCAAAGGCTTTTGGATCACATGGTGCCAGCACCAGTGACAGACCAGTCCTCCCCAAGAGCTGTCCGGACACAGCCCAAAGTGGTTAACTGCAAGCCGCTAGATCTCAAGGGCCCCACTTCTCTGGAGTTGGACAAGCACTTTTTGCTGTGTGAAGCCTGTGGAAAATGCAAGTGCAAGGAATGTGCCCTGCCAAGGACTTTGCCCTCTTGCTGGGTCTGCAACCAAGAGTGCCTCTGCTCAGCTCAGAACCTGGTCAATTACTCCACCTGCATGTGCTTGGTGAAGGGCATCTTCTACCACTGTACCAATGAGGACGACGAAGGTTCCTGTGCAGACCACCCCTGTTCCTGCTCTCATTCAAACTGCTGTGCCCGTTGGTCTTTCATGAGCGCCCTTTCTCTGGTTTTGCCATGTTTGCTGTGCTATCTGCCTGCGACTGGCTGTGTGAAACTGTCACAGCGATGCTATGACCAAGTGAGTCGGCCTGGATGTCGGTGTAAAAATACAAACAGTGTGATTTGTAAAACGTCTCCTGAAGGGAAAGTTGGCAGCAGACCGGAGAAGCCGTTTTGA